The Penicillium psychrofluorescens genome assembly, chromosome: 2 nucleotide sequence tgcacgaAACTTGCCGTCCTCCAGAGATACTGATTGCCATGTCTGTCTCTTAGTGAATGATAATCCATCCCCCTGCCTCACCTTTCAATCCCATTTCGAGGGCTGCGTGAATGTAGCCCCCTGGCTATTTTTTACCGGTCCATTGTGCCGCCGCAACTATCTGAATCACCTCGCCGACCCCGGCACCATTCGCCATGAATCGGTTCCGCCGACAtaagaaggccaaggaggtCAAGGAGACCCTGGACGGGCTAGAAGGTGGCCAGGATactgcgccgccgccggcccTGAGTTTTGAGAGTTTGAAAATAAAGCACAGCAATGCCTCCAACAACACCGACCCCAACCTGGACTTGTCGTCCGCCCTCCCTTCCTCCGACGATTTTCGCACCAGCTTGCTCATGCCGAAGCTGTCCGCCCGATTCAGCATGCTGAGAGAACAGGACGATCCATCTTCAAAACTCGGCAAGGCTAGCGACGACAGCGTTCTGTTTCCGAAGCGGGTCTCGCGTCTGAATCTGCTGAGCCATACCCCCAATGCGTTGGCGGACATCGATGAAGTCGAATCCAACGACGGCAGTCGACCCTCGCTCGCATTGGGCCGCGCTGATTCCTATTTGTCTGGGGTGTCTGGTGTGtctggcggagatggaggataCGGCACCGGCGACCGATCACCCGGCGGGGGCATCATGAGTCGTGGCCGACGCACGGAAGGCAACAACCTGTTTGGGGGACGCCAGAAGGTCTATAAGATTCCCGTCCGCTCGCCCGGCCCTTCGCCGAACCCGAACGAGGCCAGTCCTCGCGGAGCAATGGGCAAGGCTGTTTACGAGAACGATTTGAATCTGTCCACTTTCCAACGGCTGCGACtgaaggaaaaggaagagagagaggcggcCGAGCAAGCGGCACGGGACGCAATGCCCCGGGAATCAGACGATGCTCACTCGACTATCTCGTCCACGAAGCGTACCACCTACTCCTCCACTGCCTCCGGGCCCGCCACCAACGCCCGCACTTCGACCGTTGCAACTTCGATTGACGAATCGCATAACATCCAACCCCAGGCTGCTTTGACTCCTTTGAGTTCAACTCCTGAACCCCCAGCCGATACTGCCCGGACGGGAAAGCCACTGCCCCTGCGTTCCCACCGCATGTATGGCCAAGGATTAGCCCAGGCAGCCCAGAACCAGCAATCTTCGACCTTGAGTCGCCTAGAAAGCCTCAATCGCGCTCGTGCTGGCACTCCCGATTTTCCTCCACTGAACCGCAACTTTTCCAAGAGCGCGACCAGTTTGCGTGACCGGCTGCAAAAGCTCGCTGTCGCAGATCCCGGCTTCGCGCCTCTTTCTGCGCCACCCGTGCCTCGCGACAACAGCCCTTCGCCATCCGGGTCATCGAGGCACCAACCTTCCACAGAGACGCTGACCAAGGAACGATTCTCACCAACGGCTACCGGATTCGGGATGACACCTCCACTGAGTCCACCGACAAGCGAAACGGAAGACGGTGCGGCACTGGCTGCCGCTGTCCAACCGGAAGATCATGGAAAAGCCACCGCTATGGGTCTATTCAACAAACCTGCCACCGCATTTGATGAACAACAATTCTCTCGTCGCCAGCTCCTGATGTATCAGGGACGGAACACACCTCCATTGCGGCGCCCATCGCCTCCGCGCCGAGCTCCACCACCCGAGCCTGCCGGCCGTCCTAGAGGCTTTTCCAAGTCCAGTGTCCGATCTCGAGCCGAGTCTGCTTCGTCGCACTACAGCAGCGATCCCAATCGTAGTCTTGATCACTCCAGGGCCTCGAGCGTGGAGGCCTCCCCCCGTCGACCTAACATGACCAGTTTCTATGCCGCATCCACCGCCAGTGAATCTGGAGATGACCGAGACGAACGTCGCTCTTACGAGGTGTCATCTGCAACGTCTTTCGCAACGGAATACGGCCATTCTATGCACCCTTCCACTACCACAGCATCCAAGCCGGCCACCCCAACCGGAGATCATCTGGAAACTCTCCCTGAAGTCACGTATTCGGAAGTGGGCGACCTCAAACCAATTGAGGAGCACGAAAGTATGGACACGCATATCACCGCCGAACGGCCTGATTCACCGACCATGCAACCATCTGGAGCAGACTTGTCTGGAATGGTTCAAGCTAAATTACGCCGCGAGAGCGACATCTACAtaccttcttcatcttccgGTTTTCCCACGTACCGACAGGGTGGCGGCATGAGCGACTCGAGCACCCAAGACTCATTGCTTCGGGAGTCGGCCAACCCGCCTATGCCGAGCCACCTCGAAGAAGACGCTGTGTCGCCCCTGAATGTCGGCCCTGGAACGTCCGGGTCTCAAGCAGCCTCCAGACAGTCCGGGGACGACTCAACCCCTCGTGATAGCGAAGACT carries:
- a CDS encoding uncharacterized protein (ID:PFLUO_003803-T1.cds;~source:funannotate), coding for MNRFRRHKKAKEVKETLDGLEGGQDTAPPPALSFESLKIKHSNASNNTDPNLDLSSALPSSDDFRTSLLMPKLSARFSMLREQDDPSSKLGKASDDSVLFPKRVSRLNLLSHTPNALADIDEVESNDGSRPSLALGRADSYLSGVSGVSGGDGGYGTGDRSPGGGIMSRGRRTEGNNLFGGRQKVYKIPVRSPGPSPNPNEASPRGAMGKAVYENDLNLSTFQRLRLKEKEEREAAEQAARDAMPRESDDAHSTISSTKRTTYSSTASGPATNARTSTVATSIDESHNIQPQAALTPLSSTPEPPADTARTGKPLPLRSHRMYGQGLAQAAQNQQSSTLSRLESLNRARAGTPDFPPLNRNFSKSATSLRDRLQKLAVADPGFAPLSAPPVPRDNSPSPSGSSRHQPSTETLTKERFSPTATGFGMTPPLSPPTSETEDGAALAAAVQPEDHGKATAMGLFNKPATAFDEQQFSRRQLLMYQGRNTPPLRRPSPPRRAPPPEPAGRPRGFSKSSVRSRAESASSHYSSDPNRSLDHSRASSVEASPRRPNMTSFYAASTASESGDDRDERRSYEVSSATSFATEYGHSMHPSTTTASKPATPTGDHLETLPEVTYSEVGDLKPIEEHESMDTHITAERPDSPTMQPSGADLSGMVQAKLRRESDIYIPSSSSGFPTYRQGGGMSDSSTQDSLLRESANPPMPSHLEEDAVSPLNVGPGTSGSQAASRQSGDDSTPRDSEDSAEPRASPESARMLNDASWQNELALHHRREGSTETQKEREEFAIELAERRRKVQEKMRSVTEMDSRSSSPIPGQQTPESDQPRPGNAFALLNKKPSKPGFQRSDSRLKMFGYGNTSAPSLVQDDAPREEESRSFNFGRHSSSSSPNVGERSIRSRMPILSRSRSRDGSPAGDMRSRSGSDASATASRSKSRSRYRAERDDLETVDEGTVIAHENFVAPENFEPRVVPSVPSSARPSMEASEPAPLFDRTASAASGRYRSASRSGAATPSFQYEQPFQFPRPGSNPPPPSMIGVSPRPSPAAPPYSANATPPLDDIPSEQSSRPGSAAGGGSYVLSQRAAGHNAPPKRPVNKKQISEPTFLSSTSNVPTVGLPSPSSQSPTPPIPPRNPRRRGTQTIMDAFKSDKTDSRTSSPFPTVDEQSTFLDEDKRPRSRNRLRKMSSEGGGMNGRARKDSRSGSAPAVPAYPPPAIPVDGGMF